The DNA segment ACGGAAGTTCCTCAATTGTCCCGCGCAGCCAGGCGTTCCAGCCCGGCGGCACCCGGCTGCTGTCGTTGGAACCGTCGTAGATCACCCAGCGGCGCTTCGGGTCGTCGCGGTGACGGAAGTAGATATTGCCATGGTCGTCGCGCCCGACCTCCTCGCCATGCCGACGAGTGACGATGCTGGTCCCCCAGCTGGCGCCGTTCCACCAGGTGAATGCGTTTGCTAGCCAACCCATGGCGGCGCCTTTGCCTCGTCACGCCGCGGGACGCAAGCGGCAGGGCGGCGACCGAGGCCTACTGCGCCCATTCGACGCGGTCGCCGGCTTTGATTCCCAGTTCGGCCGCCCGCCCGCCAGCCAGCTCAAGCACCGTCGACACCGGTCCTTCCGAGAGGATCTGGTCCTCCGAGAAGGGAATCGTATTCTCGGCGATGTTGGCGATGGTGCCGTCAGACCGGATGAAGATGATGTCCAGCGGGATGAAGGTGTTGCGCATCCAGAAGCTCGCCTGGCGCGGCGTCGGGAACGGGAAAATCATTCCTCGGTCGGGGGCTAGGCTCATCCGGTTCATCAGGCCGGTCGCCTGTTCCTGCGGCGTGCCCGCGACCTCGACGATGAATTTATGGGTCCGGCTGCCGGAACGGACGGTCAGCGGCACCTGCTGCAACCCGGCGGCCGACCGTTCGATCGGGCCGGCATTGCCATGGGATGACTGGCAGGCGGCCGCTGCACCGAGCAGCGCCAGCGCGATCATCCGCCTGATCAGACCTCGCGAAGCTCGATTGCCGTCAGTCCCTTGCGGCCCTGCGCGATCCGCGCCTCGAGCTGCTGTCCCGGCAACAGGTCGATGATCTGCGACTGGCGCACGGTTTCCATGTGGACGAAGATATCCTCCCCATCCTCGGTATCGCCGGCGCGGTTGAGAAAGCCATAGCCCTTGACGCGGTTGAACCATTTGACCTCCACCGGTTCATACTCGCCCGCGGCGTCGGCCAAGGCCGTGCGATCCGCGCGCTCACCCACCCCATGGACCGGACGCGGTGGCATCGGCAAGGCCGTCGACAAGTCGATCGACAGGATCTTGCGCGCCTGGAAGCCGCGGTCCTGGCGCGAAGCGATGCATTCGATGGTGGCGCCTTCGGGAAGCGAGCGCCTGGCATGTTCCTTGAGGACGCTGAAATGGATCAGGATATCGCCGTCGCAATCCTCGGACACGAGGAAGCCGAAGCCGCGCGTGGCGTCGAACCATTTGACCCGCCCAGTGCAGCGCTGGCCTTCGGCAACATCCATCAGGTCCGGCGACTCTTGGTCATCGGCGCTCTGGGTCGTTTCGGCACTCAAACGCTTCACCCCCACTCCTTAACACGGAACCAAGTGTCGAGAAACCGACTAAAGTTAACTTTTCGCTGATTCCTGAAGGATTTCGATGTCGACGGCATTGCCCGGCGCATGATCGACGATCGCTCGGGCAAGGGCAAAACGGTGGCCGGCGCGGATCATCGCGGCCAGGGCCTTCTCGCGCACCGGGCCGACTGCGGCGGTTTCGGCGAACGGGCCGATCGCGCGGCGACGGGCAAAGCGCAGCGCGGCCTCGACCGCATCGAGGGCCGCCTGTTCCCGGGCATCCGCCCCGTCTTCCTCGCCGATACCCGCCGCTGCCAGCGCCTGGACGAGCCGGCGCGGACCATAGCCGCGAGCGCCCAGCGAGCGGGCCTTCGACAGGGCAAAGGCGCGATCGTCGACATAGCCGGAACGAACCATCCGGTCCGCAAGCACGTCAAGGTCGGGCTCACCGGTCCCGGACCAGCCCCGTTCGCGCAGCTTGCGGCGCAGGTAGACGATCAGTTTCGCCCTGCTCGTCGCGAAACGCCCGACATAGTGAAGGGCAAGGTCCGCGAGCTTGCTTTCATCAAGCGGTGGTCGGGGCTTGCGGGCGATGCGGGCGGCCATGGCCATGTTTGTGCCACACTCCCCCACCATCACGCAAAGAGGCTGCGGGGCTGGCCGCCGGCCATGTTCCAGTGCCGGCACCACGAAACAACGACAGGAAAACGCCGCGTGCTCGACCTCAACACCAGGATCGACGAGACTCTATCAGTTGAAGGTTACACGCCGACGCTGGACGTCCAGCCGCGTCGCCACGCGGATTTCGTGACGCTCGGCGAAG comes from the Sphingomonas xanthus genome and includes:
- a CDS encoding NADH:ubiquinone oxidoreductase subunit NDUFA12 translates to MGWLANAFTWWNGASWGTSIVTRRHGEEVGRDDHGNIYFRHRDDPKRRWVIYDGSNDSSRVPPGWNAWLRGTIEELPSRALPPRRTFEQEPQPNLTGTTAAYRPGGSMAGADARPLSTGDYEAWKPE
- a CDS encoding DUF192 domain-containing protein yields the protein MIALALLGAAAACQSSHGNAGPIERSAAGLQQVPLTVRSGSRTHKFIVEVAGTPQEQATGLMNRMSLAPDRGMIFPFPTPRQASFWMRNTFIPLDIIFIRSDGTIANIAENTIPFSEDQILSEGPVSTVLELAGGRAAELGIKAGDRVEWAQ
- a CDS encoding cold-shock protein, which encodes MKRLSAETTQSADDQESPDLMDVAEGQRCTGRVKWFDATRGFGFLVSEDCDGDILIHFSVLKEHARRSLPEGATIECIASRQDRGFQARKILSIDLSTALPMPPRPVHGVGERADRTALADAAGEYEPVEVKWFNRVKGYGFLNRAGDTEDGEDIFVHMETVRQSQIIDLLPGQQLEARIAQGRKGLTAIELREV
- a CDS encoding regulatory protein RecX translates to MAARIARKPRPPLDESKLADLALHYVGRFATSRAKLIVYLRRKLRERGWSGTGEPDLDVLADRMVRSGYVDDRAFALSKARSLGARGYGPRRLVQALAAAGIGEEDGADAREQAALDAVEAALRFARRRAIGPFAETAAVGPVREKALAAMIRAGHRFALARAIVDHAPGNAVDIEILQESAKS